The following proteins are co-located in the Gemmatimonadaceae bacterium genome:
- a CDS encoding uracil-DNA glycosylase, whose translation MDARQRLRRYLEDRRDLGESELVLDSMTVEDALRTIGAIRAGSISGPPDRSPQNVTPTADPSSQAGNEASESLDPVSANEAMKPADQPEATAPAQSLESIARIVEDCTRCALYKTATRGVPGDGPLNARLVCVGEAPGANEDVTGHPFVGAAGNLLTKILAAVDLTRDEVFITNVVKHRPPGNRNPAPDEIAACNPFLVTQLELIRPKVIVAFGTFAAQTLLNTKTPIGKLRGEVHRYHGIPLVVTYHPAALLRNPAWKRPTWEDVKLARRILDGAPGA comes from the coding sequence ATGGACGCTAGACAGCGATTGCGGAGATATCTGGAGGATCGCCGCGATCTGGGCGAATCTGAACTCGTGCTCGATTCCATGACGGTCGAGGACGCGCTGCGCACAATAGGCGCAATCCGGGCAGGCTCGATTTCAGGGCCACCAGATCGCTCTCCGCAGAACGTGACCCCGACGGCCGATCCGTCATCGCAAGCCGGAAATGAAGCTTCCGAGTCATTGGATCCGGTCAGCGCCAATGAAGCGATGAAGCCGGCAGATCAGCCCGAAGCTACTGCCCCGGCTCAATCGCTCGAGAGCATTGCCCGGATTGTGGAGGACTGCACCAGATGCGCGTTGTACAAGACTGCGACGCGTGGCGTGCCGGGAGATGGACCGCTGAATGCCCGGCTGGTCTGCGTCGGCGAAGCTCCCGGAGCGAACGAAGATGTGACTGGACACCCGTTTGTTGGTGCGGCAGGAAATCTCCTGACAAAGATCCTCGCGGCTGTCGATCTCACCCGCGATGAAGTCTTTATCACAAACGTCGTCAAGCACCGGCCGCCCGGCAATCGCAATCCTGCTCCCGATGAGATAGCCGCGTGCAATCCGTTCCTGGTGACGCAACTCGAGCTGATCAGGCCGAAAGTCATCGTTGCGTTCGGAACTTTCGCGGCGCAAACTCTTCTCAACACCAAAACGCCGATCGGAAAGCTTCGCGGTGAAGTGCACCGCTACCACGGAATTCCCCTCGTCGTCACTTATCACCCTGCCGCGTTGCTCCGCAATCCGGCCTGGAAACGACCTACCTGGGAAGATGTCAAGCTCGCCCGCAGAATTCTCGATGGCGCCCCCGGCGCGTGA
- the radA gene encoding DNA repair protein RadA, whose protein sequence is MTPKARSTFRCSSCGADSPRWAGRCDVCGDWNTLVEEAITKTAAATGAKAAAARRAGGPQSLGEGGTVARTQKVRDVIGAAEPRWLTGMAEFDFVLGGGLVPGSMTLVGGEPGIGKSTILLQVAAKLEAAGQRTLYVSGEESPLQVRLRADRLSDSASDVELLGETLLETIIATASAMSPSVLIVDSIQTVFTGDLDGAPGSVGQVRECAARLMRFAKDSGTSVFVVGHVTREGGIAGPKTLEHIVDTVLYFEGEGMLDHRMLRAIKNRFGSVDEIGVFRMTAAGLDPVSNPSELFLGDRQGHTSGSAVTALLEGSRPVLIEIQGLAAKAGFGTPQRVATGYDSRRLALLLAVLDKRAGLSFTQLDVFLNVVGGMRMQEPAGDLAVAAALASSVYDRAIGTDAIFLGEVGLGGEVRPVSQAERRLAEAAKMGMKTAYMAQRGIPSRGTRGITTVGVTTVSELFGQLFK, encoded by the coding sequence GTGACGCCAAAGGCGCGCTCGACATTTCGATGCAGCAGCTGCGGCGCTGACTCTCCTCGATGGGCAGGACGCTGTGACGTCTGCGGCGACTGGAACACCCTCGTTGAAGAGGCGATCACAAAAACCGCTGCCGCGACCGGAGCGAAGGCTGCGGCGGCTCGCCGTGCCGGCGGGCCTCAATCACTCGGCGAGGGCGGAACGGTTGCCAGGACTCAGAAAGTCCGCGACGTAATCGGAGCGGCTGAGCCTCGCTGGCTGACCGGCATGGCGGAGTTCGATTTCGTGCTTGGCGGCGGTCTCGTCCCTGGTTCGATGACACTTGTGGGTGGTGAGCCGGGTATCGGGAAATCGACGATTCTGCTGCAGGTGGCGGCAAAGCTCGAGGCTGCCGGGCAGCGGACGCTCTATGTGTCCGGTGAAGAGTCGCCGCTTCAGGTAAGGCTGCGTGCTGATCGGCTCAGCGATTCCGCGAGCGACGTAGAGCTTTTGGGTGAGACACTTCTCGAGACCATTATTGCGACTGCTTCGGCAATGTCGCCCTCGGTGCTGATCGTGGACTCGATTCAGACCGTCTTTACCGGTGACCTCGATGGCGCGCCCGGGAGCGTGGGTCAGGTACGGGAATGCGCTGCGCGACTGATGCGGTTCGCAAAGGATAGCGGGACCTCCGTTTTCGTCGTTGGTCACGTCACGCGCGAAGGCGGAATAGCGGGCCCCAAGACACTCGAACATATCGTCGATACGGTGCTCTACTTCGAAGGCGAAGGAATGCTTGACCACCGGATGCTCAGGGCGATCAAAAACCGGTTCGGCAGTGTCGACGAGATTGGCGTATTCCGAATGACGGCGGCTGGTCTCGACCCCGTTTCCAATCCGTCGGAGCTGTTTCTCGGCGATCGTCAGGGTCACACGTCGGGTAGTGCAGTCACAGCGTTGCTCGAGGGAAGCCGTCCGGTGCTGATCGAGATTCAGGGCCTCGCGGCGAAAGCCGGTTTCGGTACTCCGCAGCGCGTGGCCACCGGTTACGACAGCCGCAGACTTGCGCTTCTGCTCGCGGTGCTCGACAAACGCGCGGGACTTTCATTTACGCAGCTCGATGTCTTCCTCAATGTCGTCGGCGGCATGCGAATGCAGGAGCCGGCTGGCGACCTCGCCGTCGCGGCCGCCCTTGCATCCAGCGTTTACGATCGCGCCATCGGTACCGACGCGATCTTCCTGGGGGAGGTGGGACTGGGCGGGGAAGTCAGGCCGGTGTCACAGGCAGAAAGACGTCTGGCCGAGGCAGCCAAGATGGGAATGAAAACGGCGTACATGGCGCAGCGTGGAATTCCATCCCGTGGTACCCGTGGCATCACGACCGTGGGAGTGACGACCGTGTCTGAACTTTTTGGGCAGCTGTTCAAATGA
- the tpiA gene encoding triose-phosphate isomerase, whose product MNRPVIAANWKMNNGPTSAGEFMQSFLDQYPRQNDRTILIFPPALSFHVVAAALADRRDILLGVQNVHAADQGAFTGELSVGMARDAGARVILVGHSERRHIFGETSEQTALKCAATERGGLTPLLCIGETLAQRDAGEAEAVVLDQLRVGFSQMTQLATREVMVAYEPVWAIGTGRTATPDDATSMHSAIRTELKNLCGDRSRTTPVLYGGSVSAANVTSLLAAREVDGLLVGGASLDAGSWLTVARGQAP is encoded by the coding sequence ATGAATCGGCCCGTCATTGCGGCTAACTGGAAAATGAACAACGGGCCCACGTCGGCCGGTGAGTTCATGCAGTCATTCCTCGATCAATATCCAAGGCAGAACGATCGCACGATCCTCATATTTCCTCCTGCGCTCTCATTTCACGTTGTGGCTGCCGCGCTCGCCGACCGGCGAGACATTCTGCTGGGCGTTCAGAACGTCCACGCTGCAGACCAGGGTGCATTCACCGGCGAATTATCCGTCGGAATGGCGCGCGACGCTGGGGCCCGGGTCATCCTAGTTGGTCACTCCGAGCGTCGCCACATTTTTGGCGAAACCAGCGAGCAGACAGCTCTGAAATGCGCGGCTACGGAGCGAGGCGGACTGACCCCCCTGCTTTGCATTGGGGAGACCCTGGCTCAGCGAGACGCCGGAGAGGCCGAAGCTGTGGTTCTGGACCAGCTCCGGGTGGGCTTTTCGCAAATGACACAACTTGCGACGAGGGAAGTAATGGTCGCATATGAGCCCGTATGGGCAATCGGAACAGGCCGTACTGCCACACCCGACGACGCGACGTCGATGCACTCGGCCATTCGGACCGAGTTGAAAAACCTCTGTGGGGATCGCTCGCGAACTACACCTGTGCTTTATGGTGGCAGCGTGAGCGCAGCCAATGTCACCTCTTTACTCGCCGCACGCGAAGTGGATGGTCTCCTTGTAGGCGGCGCAAGCCTCGATGCAGGATCGTGGCTGACCGTTGCCCGGGGACAGGCACCCTGA
- the gap gene encoding type I glyceraldehyde-3-phosphate dehydrogenase, translated as MATRVGINGFGRIGRQVLRAAREEGIADIDFVAINDLTDTRTLAHLFKYDSVHRTYSGDVDTGTNSITVDGDEIRVLSEKDPASLPWKDLGVDIVLESTGRFTSAPDARKHLEAGARKVLISAPAKGEDITIVMGINSDKYNPAHHHIVSNASCTTNCLVPLVKVVRDNFGFRHASMLTVHSYTNDQQILDLPHKDLRRARAAALSMIPTTTGAAKATGLVIPEVKGKIDGFSIRVPTPDVSFTELTAEVEKHTTIAEVNAAFRTAAEGELSGILQYTDVELVSTDYIGNPHSCILDSKITNVIDNTMVKVSGWYDNEWGYAARCVDMLRFIGARL; from the coding sequence ATGGCGACCAGAGTAGGTATCAATGGTTTCGGCAGGATTGGAAGACAGGTTCTTCGAGCGGCGAGAGAAGAGGGAATCGCGGACATTGATTTTGTGGCGATCAATGACCTCACCGACACGCGAACACTGGCCCATCTCTTTAAATACGACTCGGTACATCGCACGTATTCCGGAGATGTCGACACCGGCACCAATTCGATCACCGTCGACGGAGACGAGATCAGGGTTCTCAGTGAAAAGGACCCCGCTTCGCTGCCGTGGAAAGATCTCGGGGTAGACATTGTGCTGGAATCCACGGGGCGATTTACCAGCGCCCCGGACGCCCGCAAGCATCTGGAGGCAGGTGCCAGAAAAGTTCTGATCTCCGCTCCCGCCAAAGGCGAGGACATCACCATTGTCATGGGCATCAACAGCGACAAGTACAATCCGGCACACCACCACATCGTGTCCAACGCCTCCTGCACGACCAATTGCCTCGTCCCGCTGGTGAAGGTTGTACGCGACAATTTCGGGTTCCGCCACGCGTCGATGCTCACCGTTCACAGCTACACGAACGACCAGCAGATTCTCGATCTGCCGCACAAGGATCTCCGTCGCGCACGCGCCGCAGCCCTGTCGATGATTCCGACGACGACGGGCGCGGCCAAGGCGACTGGGCTCGTGATTCCCGAGGTGAAAGGGAAGATCGACGGGTTCTCGATCCGCGTCCCCACCCCGGATGTGTCGTTCACCGAGCTCACCGCCGAAGTCGAGAAGCACACGACGATAGCGGAGGTCAACGCGGCATTCAGGACAGCAGCCGAAGGCGAGCTTTCGGGCATCCTTCAGTACACGGATGTCGAGCTGGTGTCCACTGATTATATCGGCAACCCGCATTCCTGCATCCTCGATTCCAAAATCACGAACGTCATCGACAACACCATGGTCAAGGTGTCCGGATGGTACGACAATGAGTGGGGATACGCAGCAAGGTGCGTGGACATGTTGCGATTCATCGGCGCCCGGCTGTAA
- the secG gene encoding preprotein translocase subunit SecG produces the protein MFYNFLLVILVIDAIVLVASILLQAGKGSGLAASFGGASSSPDAFIGIRQAGTLLTKAAWWCGGIFLTLAFVLQIMSTRARAPRSILEDTFSNPPAGAAPAPLSTPPASPAVPLEPAPGAAPRTIPPPPAATAPATRPPASIPPAGAPATTPPPPPSQR, from the coding sequence ATGTTCTATAATTTTCTTCTCGTCATTCTCGTAATCGACGCGATAGTTCTCGTCGCCAGCATTCTTTTGCAAGCCGGCAAGGGCAGCGGACTCGCCGCCAGCTTTGGCGGTGCGAGCTCGTCGCCAGACGCCTTCATCGGCATCCGTCAGGCGGGGACCTTGCTGACGAAGGCCGCGTGGTGGTGCGGCGGCATTTTTCTGACGCTCGCATTCGTCCTCCAGATCATGTCGACGCGGGCGCGGGCACCTCGCTCGATTCTCGAAGATACGTTTTCGAATCCGCCGGCCGGCGCAGCGCCTGCGCCTCTGTCAACGCCACCTGCAAGCCCTGCTGTACCGCTCGAGCCGGCTCCAGGAGCCGCCCCACGGACCATACCACCGCCGCCAGCGGCGACCGCTCCGGCTACTCGACCACCCGCGTCAATTCCGCCTGCGGGCGCGCCCGCTACCACTCCTCCCCCGCCGCCGTCGCAACGGTAA
- a CDS encoding L-threonylcarbamoyladenylate synthase, which produces MISAPRAIPFWSPDEIEAAIGGTIAHIHARGVVGYPTETVYGFGGGVDRESVMNLIALKGRPDNKPFLIIVASSEMITRLGLQLTSYASQLAARFWPGPLTLVLPGGEKRLPEQLRGPEGGIAVRWTPHEGLARLILAYGEPITSTSANRPRVPPATSAGEILQQWGDEVARGTLHVLDGGKLSSSSPSTVVDCTSRRPRVIRPGAISAELLRESVPDVIGDT; this is translated from the coding sequence ATGATCTCTGCGCCACGCGCGATTCCCTTCTGGTCACCTGATGAAATCGAAGCGGCGATCGGGGGAACGATTGCCCACATTCATGCGCGCGGTGTCGTGGGATACCCGACAGAAACGGTTTACGGATTCGGCGGCGGCGTGGACAGGGAGTCGGTGATGAACCTGATCGCGCTGAAAGGAAGACCGGACAACAAGCCTTTTCTGATAATCGTCGCTTCGAGCGAAATGATCACCCGCCTCGGGCTTCAGCTCACGAGTTACGCGTCGCAGCTGGCGGCGCGATTCTGGCCCGGCCCGCTTACCCTCGTTCTGCCTGGGGGCGAAAAACGGCTCCCGGAGCAGCTGCGGGGTCCCGAGGGCGGAATCGCGGTGCGCTGGACCCCGCACGAAGGCCTCGCCCGCCTCATCCTTGCGTACGGCGAGCCGATCACCTCCACGAGTGCCAACCGCCCGCGCGTGCCCCCCGCGACCAGTGCCGGCGAGATATTGCAGCAATGGGGAGACGAGGTCGCACGCGGCACGCTTCACGTCCTGGATGGAGGAAAATTGTCGAGCTCAAGTCCGTCGACGGTGGTCGATTGTACCAGCCGCCGACCCCGCGTCATTCGCCCAGGAGCTATCTCGGCTGAATTGCTGCGCGAGAGCGTGCCTGACGTTATCGGAGACACCTGA
- a CDS encoding phosphoglycerate kinase, with amino-acid sequence MKTATVLDLSDEQLRGKRVLVRADFNVPQNNHREITDDTRINAAIPTLRHLLARGARPIVLSHLGRPKGAPDPRYSLDVVAVGLQALLGSTVSFCETTDSEDALERSRSLPEGDVLLLENTRFLPGEESNDRDLSRRLAALGDVFVNDAFGTAHRAHASTAGVTEFLRPAVAGLLMQRELDYLGASLTDAKRPFVAVLGGSKISGKIDVISHLLPKVDAMLIGGAMACTFFRARGFETGQSLFEHDRVDMARKILETAGSRLILPHDAIVARSVDDPESARTVRADSIPPDHAMLDIGPETSQSYGRAIRSAKTVLWNGPMGVFETPAFASGTRAIADAMAAGASQGAITIVGGGDSAAAVGQAGLSDRMSHVSTGGGASLEFLEGKLLPGVEALDTRSAT; translated from the coding sequence GTGAAGACGGCCACTGTCCTCGATCTCTCTGACGAGCAGCTGAGGGGGAAACGCGTGCTGGTGCGGGCAGATTTCAACGTCCCACAGAACAATCACCGCGAAATCACCGACGACACGAGAATCAACGCGGCGATCCCGACCCTCCGACACCTCCTCGCACGCGGCGCCAGACCGATCGTTCTGTCCCACCTCGGCCGGCCAAAAGGCGCGCCAGATCCTCGCTATTCGCTCGATGTCGTAGCCGTCGGGCTGCAGGCCCTTCTCGGCTCGACAGTGAGTTTTTGCGAAACGACCGACAGCGAGGACGCACTCGAAAGGTCGCGGTCGCTGCCGGAGGGCGACGTGCTGCTGCTCGAAAACACGCGATTTTTGCCGGGGGAAGAATCAAACGATCGTGATCTTTCCCGCAGGCTCGCCGCGCTGGGCGACGTTTTCGTGAATGATGCCTTTGGGACAGCCCATCGTGCCCACGCTTCGACCGCAGGAGTCACCGAGTTCCTGCGACCCGCGGTCGCTGGTTTGCTCATGCAGCGTGAGCTCGACTACCTGGGCGCATCCCTGACGGATGCAAAGCGCCCTTTTGTTGCTGTGCTGGGAGGGTCCAAGATATCCGGGAAGATCGATGTGATATCGCATCTCCTGCCCAAAGTGGACGCGATGCTGATCGGCGGCGCAATGGCCTGCACCTTCTTTCGCGCCCGGGGATTCGAGACAGGCCAATCGCTGTTTGAGCACGATCGGGTTGATATGGCCCGGAAAATCCTCGAGACGGCAGGGAGCCGGCTCATCCTTCCGCACGATGCAATCGTCGCCCGTTCGGTTGATGACCCGGAAAGTGCGCGGACAGTCCGCGCGGACTCTATCCCGCCGGATCATGCAATGCTCGACATCGGTCCTGAAACATCGCAATCATACGGGCGGGCCATAAGATCAGCGAAGACTGTGCTGTGGAACGGGCCGATGGGGGTTTTTGAAACTCCCGCGTTTGCCAGCGGAACGCGCGCGATTGCAGACGCGATGGCGGCAGGCGCGTCCCAGGGCGCGATCACAATCGTAGGTGGCGGCGACTCGGCTGCCGCTGTCGGGCAAGCGGGGCTTTCGGACCGCATGAGCCACGTTTCGACCGGGGGTGGCGCATCACTTGAATTTCTCGAGGGGAAGCTTCTCCCCGGCGTTGAAGCGCTCGATACCCGGAGTGCAACATGA
- a CDS encoding phosphoribosyltransferase family protein: MGVGTGSEIVHAFKYGGWQRAGAQIARRMARVSWPVDVVSERTATIAVPLAIPRERERGFNQSAVLSTELAAIWGIPAWNDAVVRTRSTRSQTELTPGERQGNVAGAFRVRPERQASLAGAHIILVDDVITTGATLRACSRALFHSGARIISYMTFGRAPASGDRIPK, translated from the coding sequence GTGGGTGTTGGCACGGGTAGCGAAATCGTTCACGCGTTCAAGTACGGTGGCTGGCAGCGCGCCGGTGCACAGATCGCCCGGCGCATGGCACGAGTTTCCTGGCCCGTCGATGTCGTGTCGGAGCGAACGGCGACCATCGCGGTGCCGCTGGCGATCCCGCGCGAACGCGAGCGGGGCTTCAACCAGAGTGCCGTGCTTTCGACCGAGCTTGCGGCTATCTGGGGCATTCCGGCGTGGAATGACGCTGTAGTACGCACGCGTTCGACACGCAGCCAGACGGAGTTGACTCCGGGGGAACGACAAGGCAATGTTGCCGGTGCGTTTCGTGTCAGGCCGGAACGTCAGGCATCGCTTGCCGGAGCACATATAATTCTTGTGGACGACGTGATAACGACCGGGGCGACACTGCGAGCCTGTTCAAGAGCGCTGTTTCATTCGGGCGCACGCATTATCAGCTATATGACTTTTGGCCGGGCGCCGGCATCAGGCGACCGTATTCCCAAATAG
- the dnaB gene encoding replicative DNA helicase: MAPPARDPYSERRPPYSEDAEQAVLSAMLMDPDAVLRAVEHVDDTMFYREGHRRIFRSMLALADRGDVIDPLTLSEELSRNGDLQASGGKDYIGFLIDAVPTSANVEYHARIVREKALRRRLIEVSTAIVAEAFDSAAPAAELLDAAEHKIFEVNQSRGAEGFSRIKELLWTAMERIEDLRARGESITGVPSGFKDLDEMTTGFQPSDLIIIAARPSMGKTAFVLNIVQNAALDANVGVAFFSLEMSKDQLVQRMLTAEGRVDAQRLRKSKLHDSEFSLLSRAAGDLSRAPIWIDDTPGITLLEMRSKARRMKAENNIGLVVVDYLQLMQGPSNTENRQQEISYISRSLKSLARELKLPVIALSQLSRAPEQRTGENKRPQLSDLRESGAIEQDADVVMFIYRPEVYQHLLEGNSKERDGDQNLEGLAEIIIGKQRNGPTGAIKLFFSKTFTRFDNYSPRPLPR, from the coding sequence ATGGCGCCCCCGGCGCGTGATCCATATTCGGAACGGCGTCCCCCCTACTCGGAGGATGCCGAGCAGGCGGTTCTGTCGGCCATGCTCATGGATCCGGATGCAGTGCTGCGCGCCGTCGAACACGTCGATGACACGATGTTTTACCGGGAGGGCCACCGGCGCATCTTCCGGTCGATGCTCGCCCTGGCGGACCGCGGCGATGTAATCGATCCACTCACGCTCTCGGAAGAACTTTCCCGGAACGGGGACCTCCAGGCGAGCGGCGGAAAGGACTACATCGGATTCCTCATCGACGCCGTTCCGACGTCGGCCAACGTCGAGTATCACGCGCGCATCGTACGGGAAAAGGCCTTGCGCCGGCGACTGATCGAAGTCTCAACCGCAATTGTTGCAGAGGCGTTCGATTCCGCTGCACCCGCGGCCGAGCTTCTGGACGCGGCCGAGCACAAAATCTTCGAAGTGAATCAAAGCCGTGGAGCAGAGGGATTCTCGCGCATCAAGGAGTTGCTCTGGACCGCGATGGAGCGCATCGAAGACCTCCGCGCTCGAGGGGAATCGATCACCGGCGTTCCGAGCGGCTTCAAGGACCTCGACGAGATGACGACTGGTTTCCAGCCGTCCGATCTGATCATCATTGCCGCCCGGCCATCAATGGGAAAGACAGCGTTCGTTCTCAATATCGTTCAGAATGCTGCGCTGGACGCAAATGTGGGAGTAGCATTTTTCTCGCTCGAAATGAGCAAGGATCAGCTGGTGCAGCGGATGCTGACTGCGGAGGGCCGCGTCGACGCGCAACGGCTTCGCAAGTCAAAGCTCCACGATTCGGAGTTCAGTTTGTTGAGCAGAGCGGCCGGTGACCTTTCCCGGGCGCCTATCTGGATCGACGACACGCCCGGAATCACCCTCCTCGAGATGCGCTCCAAGGCGCGGCGGATGAAAGCCGAGAATAACATCGGCCTCGTAGTTGTCGATTATCTGCAACTGATGCAGGGGCCATCGAACACGGAGAACCGGCAGCAGGAAATCAGCTACATATCGCGCTCTCTCAAATCACTGGCCCGGGAACTCAAATTACCCGTGATAGCGCTCTCGCAACTTTCCCGTGCCCCGGAGCAGCGAACCGGCGAGAACAAGCGACCCCAGCTTTCCGATCTTCGTGAATCCGGCGCGATAGAACAGGATGCAGACGTAGTGATGTTCATCTACCGGCCCGAGGTATATCAGCACCTGCTGGAAGGGAATTCAAAAGAAAGGGATGGCGATCAGAACCTGGAGGGCCTTGCCGAGATCATCATTGGCAAACAGCGTAACGGGCCAACTGGCGCAATCAAACTGTTCTTCAGCAAGACATTCACCCGCTTCGACAATTACTCGCCCCGTCCGTTGCCGCGGTGA
- the ispD gene encoding 2-C-methyl-D-erythritol 4-phosphate cytidylyltransferase, with the protein MTADVGVIIVAGGAGSRVGGNELKQFRWVAGKPMLLHSVQIFQQRADVGMVVVVLPYEHVGDPPPWLFQCDTDRLLLSVGGKERGDSVRNGLEDVPDDLTFVMIHDAARPLVTESMIERVMSEARKGHGAAPGIPVVDALKQADSERRIVATIDRTNIFRIQTPQAFPREMIERAHADARSAGMRAADDAALCERLGLAVVIVPGSERALKITDESDFARAEALSILSE; encoded by the coding sequence ATGACAGCCGATGTTGGAGTTATAATCGTCGCTGGCGGTGCTGGCTCCCGTGTCGGCGGCAACGAGCTGAAGCAGTTTCGCTGGGTAGCCGGCAAACCAATGCTGCTTCACAGCGTTCAGATATTTCAGCAGAGAGCGGACGTCGGTATGGTCGTGGTTGTGCTTCCGTACGAGCACGTTGGAGATCCGCCACCGTGGCTGTTTCAATGCGATACCGACCGGCTCCTGCTGTCCGTGGGAGGAAAGGAGCGTGGCGATTCGGTGCGTAACGGGCTCGAAGATGTGCCGGACGATTTGACCTTCGTCATGATTCACGACGCTGCGAGGCCGCTTGTGACCGAGTCGATGATCGAGCGCGTGATGAGCGAAGCGCGAAAGGGTCACGGCGCGGCTCCCGGGATCCCGGTGGTTGACGCCCTGAAGCAGGCCGACAGCGAACGGCGGATCGTCGCAACGATCGATCGCACGAACATCTTCCGCATACAGACGCCGCAGGCGTTTCCACGAGAGATGATCGAGCGAGCGCATGCCGATGCACGATCCGCGGGAATGCGGGCCGCTGACGACGCTGCTCTTTGCGAACGGCTCGGGTTAGCAGTCGTCATCGTTCCGGGCAGCGAACGCGCCCTCAAGATCACCGATGAAAGTGATTTCGCTCGCGCGGAAGCGCTGAGTATCTTGAGTGAATGA
- a CDS encoding low molecular weight protein arginine phosphatase produces MRILFVCTGNTCRSPLAEAIARRMLSDAGRTDIEVASAGVQAWNGSPASDEALLIGLERNLDLSAHRSRPLTQDILAESDLVLTMSATHLAHVMQMRPGANVHLVAGFANETRARRDIQDPFSGDLADYRETADDLECELSGLPDKIPHEP; encoded by the coding sequence ATGCGGATTCTGTTCGTGTGTACCGGCAACACCTGCCGTAGCCCGCTTGCTGAAGCAATCGCGAGGCGAATGTTGTCCGATGCGGGCCGGACAGATATCGAGGTCGCAAGTGCGGGCGTGCAGGCGTGGAACGGCTCGCCGGCAAGTGACGAGGCGCTGCTCATCGGACTCGAGCGGAACCTCGATCTTTCCGCCCACAGGTCGCGGCCATTGACGCAGGACATTCTTGCGGAAAGCGATCTGGTTCTGACCATGTCGGCAACACATCTGGCGCATGTGATGCAAATGAGGCCTGGCGCGAACGTTCATCTCGTTGCCGGCTTTGCGAACGAGACGAGGGCGCGTCGCGACATCCAGGACCCATTTAGCGGCGATCTCGCTGACTACCGCGAAACCGCTGACGATCTCGAATGCGAGTTGTCCGGTCTTCCCGATAAAATCCCGCATGAACCATAG